The DNA window TCGCTAAAGAATACGATTTTGTCATAAGTCTTGCTAACGGTATGAGAGCAGGTGCAATAGCAGATTCCACAGACAGAGCGCAAGTTCAGGAGTTAATAGTTCTTGGTGAACTGGTTGACAGAGCAAGGGAAAGAGGAGTTCAGACCATAGTAGAAGGTCCAGGTCACATTCCACTCAAAGAAATATCCACCAACGTCATGGTACAGAAAAAACTGTGCAAGAACGCACCATTTTACATGTTAGGACCTATAGTTACTGACATAGCCCCAGCCTACGACCACATAGTATCCTCCATAGGAGCAGCTCAATCAGCATCCGCAGGAGCAGATTTCATATGTTATGTTACACCTGCAGAACACTTAGCACTACCAGGACCTGAAGATGTTAAAACAGGTTTAATTGCCAGTAGAATAGGAGCTTATGTAGGAGATATGTCCAAAGGCATCCACAACGGCGAATTAGACCTTGTTATGGCAAATGCCAGGAAAAAACTGGACTGGGAAGGACAGTATTCTGCATCAATTTGTCCTGCAGATGCCAGGGCTATCAGGGACGCTAAACCACCAGAAGACCCAGATACATGTACCATGTGCGGTAGTTACTGCGCAGTAAAACTGGTCAATGAATGGTTAGATGATGCCAGTAAAGATGTATTTGATTAAACCCTAAGATTTTTTTTGGGTCATTCGAATTTCACAAGATTCCTGGACAACATATCCAGGGACTTAAATTTTTTTGTTTTTGAACTCAGTTGTTAGCCATTGACTAAATTTGTTGATTTTGTGAAAACACAATCTCAGACTATAAATTAGTTAAACACTAAAAATTGAACCAAGTTCTCATATTAAATTTTTATAAGGAATAGTTTAAAGTAAAGGTGATTTTATTGAAACACTGGATCGAAAGGATCGCAGACGATTTGAATGAAAAAGATGTTCCGGAACATATAATTGCAAGCGGGACATCCATATCAGGATCAATACATATTGGAAATTCTTGCGATATATTTATCGCCAACGCAGTCACAAAAGCTCTTCAAAAGCTTAACGATGAGTCTAAAACCATCTGGATTGCAGATGACCACGACCCACTCAGAAAGGTTCCATACCCACTCCCAGAATCCTATGAAAAATATCTGGGCATACCCTACTCACAGATTCCATGTCCAGAGGGATGTTGTTCCAACTTCGTTGAACATTTTGAAAAACCATTATTAAGCCTTCTTGAAAACTTTGGAATAGAACTTGAAGTATATTCTGGAGCGGAAATGTACAAAGACGGGGTTTACGATGATTACATAAGAACTGCTCTGGAAAATGCTCCTAAAATCAGGGAAATATTCAACAAGTTTCGTGAACATCCACTTAAAGATAACTGGTTACCTTACAACCCAATCTGCAGTGAATGTGGAAGGGTTAACACCACCTACGCCCACAGCTTCGAAGGAGACACAGTATATTACAGCTGTAAATGTGGCCATAAAGGTGAAATGGACATAAAATCAGGTGAAGGAAAACTCACATGGAGAGTTGAATGGGCAGCAAGATGGAAAATATTCAATATTACATGCGAACCATTTGGAAAGGACCACGCAGCTAGTGGAGGATCCTACGACGTGAGTAAAATTATTTCAAGGGAAATATATGGTTACGATGCACCCTACCCAGTTCCATACGAATGGATAACTCTCAAGGGAGAAGCCATGTCAAAATCACATGGAGTCTTTTTTACTCCAGGACAGTGGCTAGAAATAGCAGAACCAGAAACTTTGAATTATTTCATATTCAGAAACAAACCATTGAAACACAAGGACTTCGATCCAACCATGCCATTTTTGGATTTCATTGAACAGTACGACAGAGTAGAACGTATCTACTATTCAGCTGAGGAACCAACGTCTGAAAAAGAGGGAGAAAAGTTAAAAAAGATCTACGAAGCATCCCAAATCAATCTCGAAGAATCTATGCCATTCCAACCTTCTTACAGATTTTTAACAGTTGCCTACCAAATTGCTGGAAACGATCCATCCAAGATATATGAAATTCTTAAGAAGAATTCTCAACTTCCAAAGGAAATGGAAGACAAAGATTTCAAAGAGATGGAAACCAAGGATCTCGAAAGATTTACCAGAAGAATTGAACACGTGAAAAATTGGCTTGAAATCTACGCCCCAGAATTTGTGAAGTTCCAGGTTCAAAAGAAACTTCCAAGGGTTGAAATTAACGACCAACAGAAGGAATTTTTGTTGAAAGTTGCAGACCTCCTTGAGAAGAAGGATTATGATACCGAGGAATTTTACGATGAAATGTATCTGGTGATACATGATCTGGATATGAAACCTCAAAAGGCATTTCAGGCAATTTACAAGGTTATTACAGGTAAAAAACAGGGCCCTAGAGCAGCTTCATTTGTTCTTTCCCTCGATAAAGATCTTGTAATAAGAAGATTCAGGATGAAAGACTGAATTTTATAAATTCCCCTATTTTTTTAAGGTTTTATCTAAAAACCAAAACATATGATAGTTAAAGTTGTAGAGAAGGATGTTATGGATCCTGTTGCAGAAACAGGAGATCATAAGATCGAATTAAATAAAGTGGATCCGGATTTCAAGAAGTTAACACTCTTCAACAATACAAAACCCGGAGCTGATGTGATTTTAGACTACCTAGGTGAAAATCTGGGAAAATCCGAAGTTATAAGGGTTAAAAAACCTGCAGGTGCTCCTGCAACACAAAATCAGCTTGAAAAGGCAGCCCTTGGCGAAGTTGTAATTTTAGGACTGGGAGATTGTGGTTCATGCTCCAGCTGGGTTATTTTAGATGCAATCCGGCTTGAAAAGATTGGTGTTCCAACAATTTCAATATGTTCCACAAGTTTTTCAGAGTTTTCCCACGAACTTGCCAAGGCCCATGGAGCAGAAGACTTGAACATAGTCACAGTTCAACATCCCATAGCAGGAACCAAAACATCGGAAATTCACGATAAAACCAGGAAAATGATGCCTTTAATTAAAGAACTGCTGGGTAACTTTTGAGGTTTAAAGAAAATGGTTCAAAATAACAAAATTGTTCAATCTGATGATATGTGTGCCTGCTCAATTGAGGGTTTGCTTGAGGAGAAAAAAGATGAAAATAGGCTTTGCTCTTCAAATCCAAATGATGTTGAAGTCTTCGTTGACCCTGATCCTGAAAAAATTAGTCAAAAATTTTATCTAAAACGAATGACAGACGGACTCCCAATCATACCTCCCACAAAGGAAAGGGTTTTAAAACTTCTTAAATATACTGATTTAGATCCAAATGAAACAGTGACTGTTTTACCGCCAAGAATGGGGATTGCAACTCCCGAGAAGATAGCAATAAATTCTGTTATGGCTGGTTGTTTACCTCAGTTCATGCCGGTTGTATTGAACTGTGTTAAGTCCCTTTCCTGTGAAAAATTTAATACTGCTGGGATAAATGCCACAACCCATCCTGTGGCCATATGCACCATAATGAACGGACCATTATCCAAGGAAATAGGTGCAGGTAGTGGTGCAGGTTGTCTTGGTCCGGGAAATCTTGCAAATGCCACCATTGGTAGGGCACTGCGTTTATGTATGATAAATATTGCAGGAGCTGTTCCTGGTGTTGGTGACCATGCAACCATGGGTTCACCTGCCAAGTACAGTTACGCCTTTGGAGAGAATGAAACTGAGAATCCCTGGGACTCATTGAGTGTTGAAAGGGGTCACGATCCCAGTGTCAGTACCACAACTACGATGGCTGTGGAAGCTCCTCAAAACGTGAATGATCACAGGAGCCAAACTGCTGAAGATTTGCTTGATACCATTGCAAAAACAGCATCAACACCTGGCAGTAACAACAGCCATGTTCCCGGTGAATTTCTCTTGATAATGAGTCCAGAACATGCTAAAACAGTTTACAAGCATGGTTTTTCCAAACAGGATGTGAAGGAGTATCTTCATGAACACTGCATCGTTGATGTTGAGCTTGCTGACAGGGGAGGTAGAAAGATCGAACCTGAATGGATCGAAGGAGACCATGTGCACCTAACCCGTTCACCTGAAGACATTGTTCTGGTTGTTGCCGGGGGTGTGGGCAGACACAGCATGCTATGTCATGGTTTTGGGACTTCCTCAGAATCTGTTACCCTTCCAATCATGCTTAAAAAGGGAATTATCCCAAAATCTGTTGAAGACTTCAAAAAGTAAAGGATCCCCAACCACTATTTTTTTTTATAATAATTCTTGAAAATAAATGTAGTATGGATCTAAACCATTAGATCGACCGTTGTTTTAAATAGTTGTGAAGCAAGCAGCATTCAAGTTTTGTTGCAAATTTCAATGCATCATCATCAACCATAAATCCGGGATGATGGTTTGGTCTTGATTCAGAGAGTGGTTTGTTTTGAGGTGCTGTTCCAAAGTGTAGGTAAAGCCCAGGCACCTTATTTGAGAAGTAAGAGAAATCTTCAGATCCTGTTGTGGCCGGTTTAAGTATCATATTACCATCTCCTGCTACTTGTCTGATGGTTTTTAGCATATTTTTGCAGAGATCAGGGTCATTTTTGTTCATTGGATCGTGTTGTCCCATGATTATCTCAGCTTCACATCCATGGGCCTTTGACACGAGTTTGGTGATTTCAGTGACTCGTTTAACAAGTAGTTTAAGGTTGTTTTCATCTAGTGCACGGATTGTTAATCCCATTTCAGCATGATCAGGAATTATGTTAACCTTAATACCTCCATGAAAGTAGCCCACTGTAACAACAGCGGCTCCCCTCATAAGATCCGCTTCCCTACTCACAATAGTCTGGAGGGAGTTTATGATGGCAGCTCCTGCAACTATGGGATCCCTTCCCACCCATGGCATTGAACCATGGGCCTGAACACCCTTAATTTTAATTACAAGATCATTTAACCCTGCATGAGTGGTGTTTTTGCTAAGTAGTACTGTGCCAGGATATGCTTTGCTGTATGGATGTAGAGCAAAGATTGCAGAAACATCAGGATTTTTCAAGGCACCCTCACTAACCATGAGATCTGCTCCTGCCTTCATTCCATCTGGAACACCTTCTTCAGCGGGTTGAAATAAAAATACAACATCTCCATTTAAATCATCTTTAAGTTGATTTAAAACTGTTGCGGTTCCCATAGCTGTCGCTGCACTGGCATCATGTCCACATACATGAGATACATAAG is part of the Methanobacterium lacus genome and encodes:
- the thiC gene encoding phosphomethylpyrimidine synthase, with the protein product MTQMDDAKKGIITEQMKAVAKIENVDEEFIRKSVANGTIAIPNNVGRDVKPVGIGAGLRTKVNATIGTSTDINDIDMEVEKANIAMENGADTLMELSVGGDLDGIRRKILSITDLPVGSVPLYQASIECIREHGAAIYMEEDAVFKAIETQAKDGIDFMAIHCSVNKETLKRLKRQGREGGLVSRGGAFMSAWMVHNETENPLYKDYEYVLDIAKEYDFVISLANGMRAGAIADSTDRAQVQELIVLGELVDRARERGVQTIVEGPGHIPLKEISTNVMVQKKLCKNAPFYMLGPIVTDIAPAYDHIVSSIGAAQSASAGADFICYVTPAEHLALPGPEDVKTGLIASRIGAYVGDMSKGIHNGELDLVMANARKKLDWEGQYSASICPADARAIRDAKPPEDPDTCTMCGSYCAVKLVNEWLDDASKDVFD
- the lysS gene encoding lysine--tRNA ligase, whose amino-acid sequence is MKHWIERIADDLNEKDVPEHIIASGTSISGSIHIGNSCDIFIANAVTKALQKLNDESKTIWIADDHDPLRKVPYPLPESYEKYLGIPYSQIPCPEGCCSNFVEHFEKPLLSLLENFGIELEVYSGAEMYKDGVYDDYIRTALENAPKIREIFNKFREHPLKDNWLPYNPICSECGRVNTTYAHSFEGDTVYYSCKCGHKGEMDIKSGEGKLTWRVEWAARWKIFNITCEPFGKDHAASGGSYDVSKIISREIYGYDAPYPVPYEWITLKGEAMSKSHGVFFTPGQWLEIAEPETLNYFIFRNKPLKHKDFDPTMPFLDFIEQYDRVERIYYSAEEPTSEKEGEKLKKIYEASQINLEESMPFQPSYRFLTVAYQIAGNDPSKIYEILKKNSQLPKEMEDKDFKEMETKDLERFTRRIEHVKNWLEIYAPEFVKFQVQKKLPRVEINDQQKEFLLKVADLLEKKDYDTEEFYDEMYLVIHDLDMKPQKAFQAIYKVITGKKQGPRAASFVLSLDKDLVIRRFRMKD
- a CDS encoding UGSC family (seleno)protein: MIVKVVEKDVMDPVAETGDHKIELNKVDPDFKKLTLFNNTKPGADVILDYLGENLGKSEVIRVKKPAGAPATQNQLEKAALGEVVILGLGDCGSCSSWVILDAIRLEKIGVPTISICSTSFSEFSHELAKAHGAEDLNIVTVQHPIAGTKTSEIHDKTRKMMPLIKELLGNF
- a CDS encoding M20 metallopeptidase family protein gives rise to the protein MGKESFQDLVNQLTIEHAPEQIKQFQWLHQHPELAYQEFESGRYIASYLETLDGLEVIYPFAKTGIKAVLKGENSKNAVAIRADFDALPVKEDTGLSYASRSKGTYNGQETYVSHVCGHDASAATAMGTATVLNQLKDDLNGDVVFLFQPAEEGVPDGMKAGADLMVSEGALKNPDVSAIFALHPYSKAYPGTVLLSKNTTHAGLNDLVIKIKGVQAHGSMPWVGRDPIVAGAAIINSLQTIVSREADLMRGAAVVTVGYFHGGIKVNIIPDHAEMGLTIRALDENNLKLLVKRVTEITKLVSKAHGCEAEIIMGQHDPMNKNDPDLCKNMLKTIRQVAGDGNMILKPATTGSEDFSYFSNKVPGLYLHFGTAPQNKPLSESRPNHHPGFMVDDDALKFATKLECCLLHNYLKQRSI